One Primulina tabacum isolate GXHZ01 chromosome 10, ASM2559414v2, whole genome shotgun sequence DNA segment encodes these proteins:
- the LOC142504855 gene encoding acyl-CoA-binding domain-containing protein 4-like, with protein sequence MSAAATMARTHSGLSYPERFYAAATYVGFGGSPNSAAEGVISKFSNDAALLLYALHQQATVGPCNIPKPRGWSPIEQSKWTSWNGLGNMVSTEAMRLFVKILEEEDPGWYSRVSNSVSVPVVDIELNHVPEVAVVSENGTNFPETKTILAENGNHSETQDKDVVSEGLGVVTVYDNWVVPPVSGPRPKVRYEHGAAVIGDKMYIFGGNYNGRYLNDLQVLNLRTWTWSKVEVRAGTDGIATACAGHALIPWNENKLLSVSGHSKDPSETLQVKVFDLQACTWSMLKTYGKPPVSRGGQSVTLVGKTLVIFGGQDTKRSLLNDLHILDLETMTWDEMDTMGVAPSPRSDHAAAVHVDRYLLIFGGGSHAKCFNDLHVLDLQTMEWSRPTQQGEIPSPRAGHAGVTVGENWFIVGGGDNKSGVSETVVLNMSTLVWSVVTIVQGGVPLASEGLSLVLSSYGNEDILVSFGGYNGRYNNEVDVLKPSHKSTLPSKMETLVPDSVSAVQNVTNATRDVESEYEAGQEGKIREIVMNNIDSEPSITKIEERNTSHLSSLEAEKEELESSLAKEKLQTLQLKKELTEAETRNTELYKELQSVRGHLAAEQSRCFKLEVDVAELRQKLQSMKTLQKELEILQRQKAASEQAALYAKERRNSSGVWGWLAGTPPEHKVDDA encoded by the exons ATGTCTGCCGCGGCAACGATGGCGAGAACTCATTCCGGCCTTTCTTACCCGGAGAGATTCTATGCGGCGGCGACCTACGTTGGCTTCGGCGGATCTCCGAATTCCGCCGCTGAAGGCGTCATCTCCAAGTTCTCAAACGATGCGGCTCTTCTCCTATATGCTCTCCATCAGCAG GCAACTGTGGGGCCTTGTAACATTCCTAAACCTAGAGGTTGGAGTCCCATTGAGCAAAGCAAATGGACAAG CTGGAATGGACTTGGTAACATGGTTTCCACAGAGGCGATGCGCCTTTTCGTTAAAATCTTGGAG GAAGAAGATCCAGGATGGTATTCGAGAGTGTCAAACTCGGTGTCGGTGCCTGTTGTAGATATTGAATTGAAT CATGTTCCAGAAGTTGCGGTGGTTTCTGAAAATGGAACTAATTTTCCGGAGACAAAGACCATTCTTGCTGAAAATGGCAACCATTCAGAGACCCAGGATAAAGACGTTGTATCTGAAGGCCTTGGAGTAGTTACTGTATATGACAACTGGGTCGTACCTCCAGTGTCTGGCCCACGACCAAAAGTTCGATACGAG CATGGAGCAGCAGTTATTGGTGACAAGATGTACATATTTGGTGGAAACTACAATGGTCGTTACCTCAATGATCTCCAG GTTCTAAATTTGAGGACTTGGACCTGGTCCAAAGTTGAAGTTCGGGCAGGTACTGATGGTATAGCAACTGCCTGTGCTGGGCATGCGTTG ATACCATGGAATGAAAATAAGCTTCTTTCAGTCTCTGGACATTCCAAGGACCCTTCTGAAACACTACAAG TTAAGGTGTTTGATCTGCAAGCTTGTACCTGGTCGATGTTGAAGACTTATGGAAAGCCTCCA GTCTCTCGTGGAGGGCAATCAGTGACCCTGGTGGGAAAAACTCTAGTCATATTTGGTGGGCAAGATACAAAGAGATCTCTGTTAAATGACCTGCACATTCTGGACTTAGAAACCATGACCTGGGATGAAATGGACACAAT GGGAGTGGCACCTTCTCCAAGGTCTGATCATGCCGCTGCCGTACATGTAGATCGTTACCTTCTAATCTTTGGTGGGGGCTCACATGCTAAATGCTTTAATGATCTTCACGTTCTTGATCTTCAAACT ATGGAATGGTCAAGACCAACACAACAAGGTGAGATACCTAGTCCTCGTGCTGGTCATGCAGGTGTGACCGTTGGAGAGAATTGGTTCATTGTTGGTGGAGGAGACAATAAGAGTG GAGTTAGTGAAACAGTTGTCCTTAACATGTCTACACTGGTGTGGTCGGTTGTAACTATTGTTCAAGGAGGTGTTCCTCTTGCTAGCGAG gGCTTAAGTTTGGTCCTGAGTTCCTATGGCAATGAAGACATCCTGGTCTCATTTGGAGGATACAATGGGAGGTACAACAATGAG GTCGATGTACTTAAGCCAAGTCATAAGTCAACCTTACCATCAAAGATGGAAACACTAGTGCCAGATAGTGTCTCAGCTGTTCAAAATGTTACAAATGCTACCAGAGATGTGGAGTCTGAGTATGAGGCAGGTCAAGAAGGAAAAATCAGAGAAATTGTGATGAATAATATTGATTCAGAGCCAAGT ATTACCAAGATTGAAGAAAGAAACACTAGTCATCTTTCATCCCTTGAAGCAGAGAAAGAAGAATTAGAGTCTTCTCTCGCAAAGGAGAAACTGCAGACACTACAGCTGAAAAAAGAGCTGACAGAAGCAGAAACTCGAAACACGGAGTTGTACAAG GAACTCCAGTCTGTGAGAGGTCATCTTGCTGCAGAACAATCTAGATGTTTCAAACTTGAG GTAGATGTTGCCGAGCTACGTCAGAAGCTACAATCAATGAAAACCTTGCAGAAGGAACTCGAAATCCTCCAGCGACAGAAAGCTGCTTCTGAACAAGCTGCTTTATATGCAAAAGAAAGGCGCAACTCTAGCGGTGTATGGGGGTGGCTTGCTGGAACACCACCTGAGCATAAAGTCGACGATGCTTGA
- the LOC142506137 gene encoding small ribosomal subunit protein eS21y-like, with protein MQNEEGQNMDLYIPRKCSATNRLITSKDHASVQINVGHLDESGRYTGQSSTFALCGFVRAQGDADSALDRLWQKKKVEVRQ; from the exons ATGCAAAACGAGGAAGGGCAGAACATGGATCTTTATATTCCCAGGAAGTG CTCTGCCACGAACAGGCTTATTACTTCCAAGGATCATGCATCGGTTCAGATCAACGTTGGGCATTTGGATGAGTCCGGTCGATACACTGGCCAATCCTCAACCTTTGCTCTCTGTGGATTTGTCCGTGCCCAG gGTGATGCTGACAGTGCTCTCGACAGGCTCTGGCAGAAGAAGAAGGTTGAAGTTCGACAGTAG
- the LOC142505487 gene encoding phosphoacetylglucosamine mutase-like isoform X1, translating into MNQQQRSILVELASRFPPPGLQFSYGTSGFRTDASLLESTVFRVGILAALRSIQTGSVIGLMITASHNEVSDNGVKVVDPSGGMLTQRWEPFADAIANASNPHSLIQLIDDFMKKENIQLDGAPSSEVLLGRDTRPSGKLLVSAAALGATSIMGTIANDMGILTTPQLHWMVRSKNKGIEATKNSYYDQILVSYRLLLDCIPPGVCGNNMYEKLIVDCADGVGGEEIEKLKTRLSDLKIEARNTGVGVLNEGVGADFVQKEKIVPRGFGPSDFGARCASLDGDADRLVYFYVLSNSDKMNLVDGDKILTLFALFIKEQLGIINGAEDVKANNSYQTHLGVIQTAYANGASTDYLKQLGLEVVFTPTGVKYLHEKAAEYDIGIYFEANGHGTILFSETFLGWLDIRNNELLSTSRGSEQQKAALRLVATSKLINQAVGDALSGMLLVEAILLQWGWSIYRWNELYQDLPSRQLKVKVIHRTAVVTANAETVVVKPPGIQEAIDVETAKYLKGRCFVRPSGTEDVVRVYAEALTQEAADSLAHSVARLVDQFLGSCGD; encoded by the exons ATGAACCAGCAGCAGCGATCAATCCTTGTAGAATTGGCGTCTAGGTTTCCCCCTCCAG GGCTGCAGTTTTCATATGGCACCTCGGGTTTCAGAACTGATGCGTCGCTGCTGGAGTCGACGGTGTTCCGTGTAGGGATTTTGGCGGCGCTCAGGTCCATCCAGACTGGATCAGTGATTGGTCTTATGATCACCGCTTCCCACAATGAGGTATCGGATAATGGGGTCAAAGTCGTGGACCCTTCTGGTGGAATGCTCACTCAGCGCTGGGAACCCTTTGCGGATGCCATTGCTAATGCCTCGAATCCCCATTCCCTTATTCAG TTGATAGATGATTTCATGAAGAAGGAAAATATCCAGCTTGATGGAGCTCCTTCGTCAGAAGTATTATTGGGAAGAGACACTAGGCCCAGTGGAAAGTTACTCGTGTCTGCTGCTGCACTG GGTGCAACTTCAATTATGGGAACCATCGCCAATGACATGGGAATCCTGACGACTCCTCAACTGCATTGGATGGTGCGTTCCAAAAATAAGGGCATTGAAGCAACGAAAAACAGTTATTATGACCAGATCTTGGTGTCTTATAG GTTGTTGTTGGACTGTATTCCCCCAGGAGTCTGTGGCAATAATATGTATGAAAAACTCATCGTGGATTGTGCCGATGGAGTGGGTGGAGAGGAGATCGAAAAGTTGAAGACAAGGTTGAGTGATTTGAAAATTGAAGCTCGCAACACTGGAGTTGGTGTGCTTAATGAAGGTGTTGGTGCTGATTTCGTGCAGAAAGAGAAGATTGTTCCGCGTGGTTTTGGTCCTTCCGATTTTGGCGCTAG GTGTGCCAGTTTGGATGGCGATGCTGATCGGCTAGTCTACTTTTATGTCTTATCAAACAGCGACAAGATGAATCTTGTCGATGGAGACAAGATATTGACTTTGTTTGCTTTGTTTATCAAAGAACAATTAGGAATTATTAATGGAGCTGAAGATGTGAAAGCAAACAATTCTTATCAGACACACCTTGGTGTGATACAGACAGCTTATGCTAATGGTGCATCCACTGATTACTTAAAACAGTTGGGACTGGAAGTTGTGTTTACTCCAACTGGAGTCAAATACCTTCATGAAAAAGCTGCTGAGTATGATATTGGCATCTATTTTGAGGCAAATGGGCATGGAACCATTTTGTTTTCAGAAACTTTCTTAGGCTGGTTGGATATTAGAAATAATGAACTTTTATCAACATCAAGAG GTTCTGAGCAGCAAAAGGCAGCTCTGAGACTTGTAGCTACCAGTAAATTGATTAATCAGGCGGTGGGAGACGCATTAAGTGGGATGCTATTAGTGGAGGCAATCTTACTGCAATGGGGATGGTCTATCTATAGATGGAATGAGCTTTATCAAGATTTACCTAGCAGGCAACTTAAG GTAAAGGTTATCCATAGGACTGCTGTGGTGACTGCTAATGCAGAAACAGTAGTTGTTAAGCCTCCTGGAATTCAGGAGGCAATCGACGTGGAAACAG CCAAATATCTGAAAGGGAGATGTTTTGTACGGCCTTCAGGAACAGAAGACGTGGTAAGAGTGTATGCCGAAGCATTGACCCAAGAAGCAGCTGATAGTCTCGCGCATTCTGTAGCGAGGCTTGTTGATCAGTTTCTTGGTTCCTGTGGCGACTAG
- the LOC142505529 gene encoding putative protein phosphatase 2C 5 isoform X2 has translation MSGTEVSKMKQMQQPIALGTLIGRELRNEKVEKPTVKYGQSDLAKKGEDYFLIKPDCERVPGDPSTSFSVFAIFDGHNGISAAIFTKENLLNNVLSAIPQELCREEWLQTLPRALVAGFVKTDIEFQQRGETSGTTVTFVVIDDWTVTVASVGDSRCILDTQGGVVSLLTVDHRLEENVEERERVTASGGEVGRLNVFGGSEVGPLRCWPGGLCLSRSIGDTDVGEFIVPVPHVKQVKLSNAGGRLIIASDGIWDALSSDLAAQSCRGLPAELAAKLVVKEALRSRGLKDDTTCLVVDIIPYDQPVLPPTPKKKQNLLSSLVFRKRSQSSMKGTSKLASVGAVEQLFEEGSAMLAERLGMDFPLDSKSGLFRCAICQMHQPPGEGLSVNSGPFFSPASRPWEGPFLCASCRRKKDAMEGKKKVHLQ, from the exons ATGAGCGGGACAGAGGTATCTAAAATGAAGCAGATGCAACAACCCATTGCACTCGGGACTTTGATTGGTCGTGAGTTGAGAAATGAGAAGGTGGAGAAGCCGACTGTGAAGTATGGACAGTCTGACCTGGCCAAGAAAGGAGAGGATTATTTTTTGATCAAGCCAGATTGCGAAAGGGTTCCGGGTGATCCATCAACGTCTTTCTCAGTTTTTGCG ATTTTTGATGGGCATAATGGTATATCAGCTGCCATATTTACCAAAGAAAATTTACTGAACAACGTGTTGAGTGCTATTCCTCAAGAACTCTGCAGGGAAGAGTGGCTCCAAACCCTTCCCAGGGCATTAGTAGCAGGGTTTGTGAAAACTGATATAGAATTTCAGCAGAGAG GAGAGACTTCTGGGACAACCGTTACATTTGTTGTAATTGATGACTGGACTGTGACAGTAGCATCTGTTGGAGATTCTCGGTGCATATTGGACACCCAAGGAGGGGTTGTTTCTCTCCTAACAGTTGACCATCGTTTGGAAGAAAATGTTGAAGAACGGGAACGCGTAACTGCAAGCGGTGGTGAAGTAGGGAGACTAAATGTGTTTGGAGGCAGTGAG GTTGGTCCATTACGTTGTTGGCCTGGTGGATTATGTCTCTCAAGGTCAATTGGTGATACAGACGTTGGGGAGTTCATTGTACCTGTTCCTCATGTTAAGCAAGTGAAG CTTTCAAATGCTGGGGGTAGGCTTATAATTGCATCTGATGGGATATGGGATGCATTATCATCGGATTTGGCTGCTCAGTCATGCCGAGGTTTACCTGCAGAACTTGCTGCAAAGTTAGTTGTTaag GAGGCCCTTAGGTCACGAGGTTTGAAGGACGATACGACCTGTTTGGTTGTTGATATTATTCCTTATGATCAACCTGTTTTACCCCCAACACCGAAAAAGAAGCAAAATTTGTTAAGCTCGCTTGTCTTTAGAAAACGGTCCCAAAGTTCCATGAAGGGAACTAGTAAGCTAGCTTCAGTTGGAGCGGTTGAGCAATTGTTTGAGGAGGGTTCTGCAATGCTTGCTGAGAG ACTGGGTATGGATTTTCCTCTCGATTCAAAATCCGGGCTCTTTAGATGTGCTATTTGCCAAATGCATCAACCGCCAGGTGAGGGATTATCTGTTAACTCGGGCCCATTTTTCTCACCTGCATCAAGGCCATGGGAAGGCCCCTTCCTCTGCGCAAGCTGTCGTAGAAAGAAAGATGCCATGGAAGGGAAAAAAAAAGTACACCTTCAGTGA
- the LOC142505529 gene encoding putative protein phosphatase 2C 5 isoform X1 has protein sequence MSNLETNRGSRNECLRNARPKICRMSGTEVSKMKQMQQPIALGTLIGRELRNEKVEKPTVKYGQSDLAKKGEDYFLIKPDCERVPGDPSTSFSVFAIFDGHNGISAAIFTKENLLNNVLSAIPQELCREEWLQTLPRALVAGFVKTDIEFQQRGETSGTTVTFVVIDDWTVTVASVGDSRCILDTQGGVVSLLTVDHRLEENVEERERVTASGGEVGRLNVFGGSEVGPLRCWPGGLCLSRSIGDTDVGEFIVPVPHVKQVKLSNAGGRLIIASDGIWDALSSDLAAQSCRGLPAELAAKLVVKEALRSRGLKDDTTCLVVDIIPYDQPVLPPTPKKKQNLLSSLVFRKRSQSSMKGTSKLASVGAVEQLFEEGSAMLAERLGMDFPLDSKSGLFRCAICQMHQPPGEGLSVNSGPFFSPASRPWEGPFLCASCRRKKDAMEGKKKVHLQ, from the exons ATGTCCAATTTGGAGACCAATAGAGGCAGCA GAAATGAATGTCTCAGGAATGCAAGACCAAAAATCTGTAGAATGAGCGGGACAGAGGTATCTAAAATGAAGCAGATGCAACAACCCATTGCACTCGGGACTTTGATTGGTCGTGAGTTGAGAAATGAGAAGGTGGAGAAGCCGACTGTGAAGTATGGACAGTCTGACCTGGCCAAGAAAGGAGAGGATTATTTTTTGATCAAGCCAGATTGCGAAAGGGTTCCGGGTGATCCATCAACGTCTTTCTCAGTTTTTGCG ATTTTTGATGGGCATAATGGTATATCAGCTGCCATATTTACCAAAGAAAATTTACTGAACAACGTGTTGAGTGCTATTCCTCAAGAACTCTGCAGGGAAGAGTGGCTCCAAACCCTTCCCAGGGCATTAGTAGCAGGGTTTGTGAAAACTGATATAGAATTTCAGCAGAGAG GAGAGACTTCTGGGACAACCGTTACATTTGTTGTAATTGATGACTGGACTGTGACAGTAGCATCTGTTGGAGATTCTCGGTGCATATTGGACACCCAAGGAGGGGTTGTTTCTCTCCTAACAGTTGACCATCGTTTGGAAGAAAATGTTGAAGAACGGGAACGCGTAACTGCAAGCGGTGGTGAAGTAGGGAGACTAAATGTGTTTGGAGGCAGTGAG GTTGGTCCATTACGTTGTTGGCCTGGTGGATTATGTCTCTCAAGGTCAATTGGTGATACAGACGTTGGGGAGTTCATTGTACCTGTTCCTCATGTTAAGCAAGTGAAG CTTTCAAATGCTGGGGGTAGGCTTATAATTGCATCTGATGGGATATGGGATGCATTATCATCGGATTTGGCTGCTCAGTCATGCCGAGGTTTACCTGCAGAACTTGCTGCAAAGTTAGTTGTTaag GAGGCCCTTAGGTCACGAGGTTTGAAGGACGATACGACCTGTTTGGTTGTTGATATTATTCCTTATGATCAACCTGTTTTACCCCCAACACCGAAAAAGAAGCAAAATTTGTTAAGCTCGCTTGTCTTTAGAAAACGGTCCCAAAGTTCCATGAAGGGAACTAGTAAGCTAGCTTCAGTTGGAGCGGTTGAGCAATTGTTTGAGGAGGGTTCTGCAATGCTTGCTGAGAG ACTGGGTATGGATTTTCCTCTCGATTCAAAATCCGGGCTCTTTAGATGTGCTATTTGCCAAATGCATCAACCGCCAGGTGAGGGATTATCTGTTAACTCGGGCCCATTTTTCTCACCTGCATCAAGGCCATGGGAAGGCCCCTTCCTCTGCGCAAGCTGTCGTAGAAAGAAAGATGCCATGGAAGGGAAAAAAAAAGTACACCTTCAGTGA
- the LOC142505357 gene encoding haloacid dehalogenase-like hydrolase domain-containing protein Sgpp, translated as MTISSGEISADTLSSTCSLSQLAPLEAVLFDIDGTLCDSDPLHYYAFREMLQEIGFNDGVPITEDFFVDNISGKHNDDIASALFPNDFERGLKIVDDKEAMFRRLVKEKLEPVKGLYRLKKWIEDHNLKRAAVTNAPRANAELMISILGLTDFFHTLIIGSDCEHAKPFPDPYLKAVEVLNVSKEHTFVFEDSVSGIKAGVAAGMPTIGLTTRNPAQLLVEAKPHFLIKDYEDPKLWTALDELDKTT; from the exons ATGACGATTTCTTCGGGTGAAATTTCAGCTGACACGTTGAGCAG CACTTGTTCTCTATCGCAACTTGCTCCACTTGAAGCAGTTCTATTTGACATCGATGGCACATTGTGTGACTCGGATCCTCTCCACTATTATGCTTTTCGGGAAATGCTTCAAGAG ATTGGATTCAATGATGGTGTTCCAATAACTGAGGATTTTTTTGTCGATAATATTTCTGGGAAGCACAATGATGATATTGCTTCAGCCCTTTTTCCAAATGATTTTGAAAGGGGTTTAAAGATTGTGGATGATAAGGAAGCAATGTTTCGAAG GCTTGTTAAGGAGAAATTGGAACCTGTAAAAGGCCTATATCGGCTAAAGAAATGGATTGAAGATCATAACTTGAAACGAGCTGCAGTAACCAATGCTCCTAGAGCGAATGCTGAATTGATGATCTCAATTCTTGGACTAACAGATTTCTTTCACACTCTTATTATTGGAAGTGACTGTGAACATGCAAAACCATTTCCAGACCCCTATTTAAAGGCTGTTGAAGTACTCAACGTGTCGAAAGAGCATACTTTCGTATTTGAG GATTCAGTTTCAGGAATAAAAGCCGGGGTTGCAGCTGGGATGCCTACGATTGGCTTGACAACAAGAAATCCAGCACAACTACTAGTGGAGGCGAAGCCTCACTTTCTAATTAAAGATTATGAAGATCCAAAACTTTGGACTGCTTTGGACGAACTTGATAAAACTACATAG
- the LOC142505487 gene encoding phosphoacetylglucosamine mutase-like isoform X2 gives MNQQQRSILVELASRFPPPGLQFSYGTSGFRTDASLLESTVFRVGILAALRSIQTGSVIGLMITASHNEVSDNGVKVVDPSGGMLTQRWEPFADAIANASNPHSLIQLIDDFMKKENIQLDGAPSSEVLLGRDTRPSGKLLVSAAALGATSIMGTIANDMGILTTPQLHWMVRSKNKGIEATKNSYYDQILVSYRLLLDCIPPGVCGNNMYEKLIVDCADGVGGEEIEKLKTRLSDLKIEARNTGVGVLNEGVGADFVQKEKIVPRGFGPSDFGARCASLDGDADRLVYFYVLSNSDKMNLVDGDKILTLFALFIKEQLGIINGAEDVKANNSYQTHLGVIQTAYANGASTDYLKQLGLEVVFTPTGVKYLHEKAAEYDIGIYFEANGHGTILFSETFLGWLDIRNNELLSTSRGSEQQKAALRLVATSKLINQAVGDALSGMLLVEAILLQWGWSIYRWNELYQDLPSRQLKVKVIHRTAVVTANAETVVVKPPGIQEAIDVETGTEDVVRVYAEALTQEAADSLAHSVARLVDQFLGSCGD, from the exons ATGAACCAGCAGCAGCGATCAATCCTTGTAGAATTGGCGTCTAGGTTTCCCCCTCCAG GGCTGCAGTTTTCATATGGCACCTCGGGTTTCAGAACTGATGCGTCGCTGCTGGAGTCGACGGTGTTCCGTGTAGGGATTTTGGCGGCGCTCAGGTCCATCCAGACTGGATCAGTGATTGGTCTTATGATCACCGCTTCCCACAATGAGGTATCGGATAATGGGGTCAAAGTCGTGGACCCTTCTGGTGGAATGCTCACTCAGCGCTGGGAACCCTTTGCGGATGCCATTGCTAATGCCTCGAATCCCCATTCCCTTATTCAG TTGATAGATGATTTCATGAAGAAGGAAAATATCCAGCTTGATGGAGCTCCTTCGTCAGAAGTATTATTGGGAAGAGACACTAGGCCCAGTGGAAAGTTACTCGTGTCTGCTGCTGCACTG GGTGCAACTTCAATTATGGGAACCATCGCCAATGACATGGGAATCCTGACGACTCCTCAACTGCATTGGATGGTGCGTTCCAAAAATAAGGGCATTGAAGCAACGAAAAACAGTTATTATGACCAGATCTTGGTGTCTTATAG GTTGTTGTTGGACTGTATTCCCCCAGGAGTCTGTGGCAATAATATGTATGAAAAACTCATCGTGGATTGTGCCGATGGAGTGGGTGGAGAGGAGATCGAAAAGTTGAAGACAAGGTTGAGTGATTTGAAAATTGAAGCTCGCAACACTGGAGTTGGTGTGCTTAATGAAGGTGTTGGTGCTGATTTCGTGCAGAAAGAGAAGATTGTTCCGCGTGGTTTTGGTCCTTCCGATTTTGGCGCTAG GTGTGCCAGTTTGGATGGCGATGCTGATCGGCTAGTCTACTTTTATGTCTTATCAAACAGCGACAAGATGAATCTTGTCGATGGAGACAAGATATTGACTTTGTTTGCTTTGTTTATCAAAGAACAATTAGGAATTATTAATGGAGCTGAAGATGTGAAAGCAAACAATTCTTATCAGACACACCTTGGTGTGATACAGACAGCTTATGCTAATGGTGCATCCACTGATTACTTAAAACAGTTGGGACTGGAAGTTGTGTTTACTCCAACTGGAGTCAAATACCTTCATGAAAAAGCTGCTGAGTATGATATTGGCATCTATTTTGAGGCAAATGGGCATGGAACCATTTTGTTTTCAGAAACTTTCTTAGGCTGGTTGGATATTAGAAATAATGAACTTTTATCAACATCAAGAG GTTCTGAGCAGCAAAAGGCAGCTCTGAGACTTGTAGCTACCAGTAAATTGATTAATCAGGCGGTGGGAGACGCATTAAGTGGGATGCTATTAGTGGAGGCAATCTTACTGCAATGGGGATGGTCTATCTATAGATGGAATGAGCTTTATCAAGATTTACCTAGCAGGCAACTTAAG GTAAAGGTTATCCATAGGACTGCTGTGGTGACTGCTAATGCAGAAACAGTAGTTGTTAAGCCTCCTGGAATTCAGGAGGCAATCGACGTGGAAACAG GAACAGAAGACGTGGTAAGAGTGTATGCCGAAGCATTGACCCAAGAAGCAGCTGATAGTCTCGCGCATTCTGTAGCGAGGCTTGTTGATCAGTTTCTTGGTTCCTGTGGCGACTAG